CCAGGTTGGGATCGATATAATAGCCGAAGGTTCCCAGCTCCCAGAGCTCCTCGTGTCCGGTCATGATCAGGACCGCATCCCCTTCTTTGATGTCGCTGCGCGACAGGCCTTGGGCTTGCAGGGTGGCGTCGATCATGGCCATCGTGATTTCTTGTCCGGCCACTAATCGGTCGCCGCCGTTGGCATACCGTTGGACATCCAGCAGAATTCCCCGGGTCACCATCGGCTTGAGGGTGTCGACTCCGAGATGCTGGACCCCATTGGGGAAGTCGAAGACGTCGGCGCCGGTGAATTGATTGTAAAACACCGCGTCATCAAGGTCAGTGGTGCCGTGGGGGAGGTAGCTAAAGTGCGAGAGAGAGTCCAGCTGGGTGCCTTGTTGGCCGATGTTTCCGTGGAAGAGCTCGCCGGTCCCGACCTGGTTTCCAAAGACCAAGGCCAGGGTGTCTGGCACCGTGACGCTCCAACCGTCGGAACCGGGAAATGACGGCATATTGTTTTCGTAAGTGTGGCCCAAGCGATAGACCTTGCCTTCGCCCAACAATACTTCGAGTGCCATCTCCTTTGCTTTCAAAGGAGTCTGAGTGTTCGTGGCACCGGCTTCGTCGTCGGGGCCATAAGGCGAAGGGCCCGGCAGCGGATCGTAAGCTTGAAGTTGAGCGGTCGAAAATGCGGATAGACTCAACCCGAGCAGGGTCGAGACAAGCGAACGTCGTGTCTTCATGTGAAACTCCTTTCGGATTCTTGGATCGAGGAATGGAAAATTATCAGAGGCAAATTTTCCTTTCGTCATCGGAACCGATGATTTTGCAATTGCCGGCGAGGATTTTCCGGGAGTATTGTTGATCGGCCATTCACGGGGGAAACGATGGTGCCGGGTCGAATCAAGGAAAAGCTGATCAATCGCATCGTCGCCGCAGCGACCGAGGCTTTGACGCTCGAGGAGCTGGGACGCGACGCTTTGCTTCCGCTCGAGCAATTGCTCGGCGCTGGGCGATTGCTGCTCTACTCCAGCAGCAGCGAGCAGCCTTTCGTGGCCAAGGCCGGGTCGTCGGATTGCCTGCCGGAATACGCGGCCGAGTTCGCGGCCGTGGATCCGATCCAAGATTTCTTGCGCCAGGAAAATCCCGCCTTGTTCGCCGCCGGCCATTGGCGGGATTGGAGCTCTTTTCGCGGCCATCGGGTCTTTCGTGATTTCTACGATCGTTGGGATTTATCTTGGCTCTTTCACATTCGGCTCAACGAAACCGGTCATATGGATCCGGGATACGCTGCCATCGTTTGCGGACGCTCCGGGAAGCTGCCCGATTTCGATGCCGAGGATTTGCGGGCGGCGGCGGCGGTCTTGCCGGCCTTGGCGGCGGCGGTGCGGCGTTCCGGCCGGGTGGCGGCCCGGCTTTCTTCGGCCGCGGCGATTGAAGCTTTGTTCGAGCGTGGCCAAGCTCGGGCGGTCTTGGCCATGGATTTACGAGGAGAGGTGCTTTGGATATCGGCCCAGGCCGAAAAATTGCTCAGCCCCTTCCTCGGCGGTAGGCGAAGGCTGCCCGATTCGCTCCGCTTGGCCGCCCGCAGGCTCGGGGAGGTTGCCCAAGGGCGGTACCTTCCAACTCGAGGGCCGGCGATTTTCAATGAAGTTATCTCACGTCAAGACGGAGTTCCGCTTGAAGCCGAGGTGTATTTGGCGCGAACCGCCGACGGAGATCCGTTCGTCGCGGTTGACTTGGGCGGCGCCGGCATACCGGCCGGTCTTTTCGAGCTCGCTCGAAGCCGCGGCCTGACCCGGACCGAGACCGAAGTTTTATCCGATTTGGCTCGCGGTCAATCCGACGCCGAAATCGCGAGCCGACGCTTCATTTCCATTCCCACCGTCCGGACTCACGTCACCCGGGTGATCCAGAAGTTCGGAGTCCACTCCCGGCTTCAGGCCGTCGCCTTGGCCTTGGGAACCGTTCCGAGGAATTCGGCGGGTTAGCTCGATATTTTTTCATCGAAAGGAGATCTCTATGCCTCGTTCCCTTAAAGCCGGCCTGCTTTTCACGGCGCTGGCCTTGATCGTTTCGGCCTGCAGCAAGAAGCCGGAGCCGGCTCCGGCGGCCAATCCAGCGCCGCCCGCGACTCAAGCCGAACCGGCGCCGGCCGTGCCGCCGGCTCAAGCCGCCGCGGCCGCGCCCGCGCCCGGATTCGACGGCGACTGGCGGGGCGAAAGCGGGCCGGATCTGCCGATCAGCTTTAACATTCAGGGCAATCAGGTGACCTCGCTCAGCGCCAGCTACATGGGCCAAAGCGGTTCCTGCTCCTTCAACGGCTCGATTTCGAGCGAGGGTCCCGCGACCATCGCCGACAAGTCTTTCACCGCCAAAGGAAAGAACGAAAGCCACGGTTACGTCGAGTTCACCGCCACCGGCAGCCTGACCTCGGCCACCGAGGCTTCGGGCACCTTG
Above is a window of bacterium DNA encoding:
- a CDS encoding cyclase family protein, with product MKTRRSLVSTLLGLSLSAFSTAQLQAYDPLPGPSPYGPDDEAGATNTQTPLKAKEMALEVLLGEGKVYRLGHTYENNMPSFPGSDGWSVTVPDTLALVFGNQVGTGELFHGNIGQQGTQLDSLSHFSYLPHGTTDLDDAVFYNQFTGADVFDFPNGVQHLGVDTLKPMVTRGILLDVQRYANGGDRLVAGQEITMAMIDATLQAQGLSRSDIKEGDAVLIMTGHEELWELGTFGYYIDPNLGSLAQPGIGLPVAQWLGSKRVTTVGSDNWGIEVAPNPNAPFELGIGFPVHHELLIKNGIPMQESMHLGELAHDVAEHFDHLRDLGFPKALAGKTAYIFGYIALPVPMKGATGSPGHPIAIR
- a CDS encoding helix-turn-helix transcriptional regulator encodes the protein MVPGRIKEKLINRIVAAATEALTLEELGRDALLPLEQLLGAGRLLLYSSSSEQPFVAKAGSSDCLPEYAAEFAAVDPIQDFLRQENPALFAAGHWRDWSSFRGHRVFRDFYDRWDLSWLFHIRLNETGHMDPGYAAIVCGRSGKLPDFDAEDLRAAAAVLPALAAAVRRSGRVAARLSSAAAIEALFERGQARAVLAMDLRGEVLWISAQAEKLLSPFLGGRRRLPDSLRLAARRLGEVAQGRYLPTRGPAIFNEVISRQDGVPLEAEVYLARTADGDPFVAVDLGGAGIPAGLFELARSRGLTRTETEVLSDLARGQSDAEIASRRFISIPTVRTHVTRVIQKFGVHSRLQAVALALGTVPRNSAG